Genomic segment of Actinomycetota bacterium:
ATTTTTTTCTTTTTTCAAATTTTTTTACATTTTACTATAATCGTAAAATCCTTTTCCTGTTTTTATACCAAGATGTCCTGCTACTACCATTTTTCTTAGAAGATATGGGGGGTTAAAGTTTGGGTTTCCATACTGTTTAGCCATATAGTCAGCAACATTCAAAACAACATCTAATCCTAAATTATCTGCAAGAGTGAATGGACCCATTGGCATTCCTGCTCCTGCTTGCATTGCCAAATCTATATCCTTTGCTGATGCAACTCCTTCATCAAGGCATTTACAGGCTTCTATCAGCATTGGAAGAAGTATTCTGTTTACCAAAAATCCAGGTATCTCTTTTACTTTAACAGGTAATTTCCTTAATCTTTCTGCAAGTTCAACTACTGTATCTATTGTATCTTGAGATGTCTCAATACCTGGTATAACTTCCACCAATTTCATAATATGTGCTGGAAAGAAAAAGTGCATACCTATAAATTTTTCTGGTCTGCCAGAACCTCTTGCCATTTTTGATATTGATAGAGCCGATGTGTTTGAAGCAAAAATTGTGTGAGGTTCACAAATTTCATTTAATTCCTTAAATAGATTTATTTTTAAATCAATATCCTCTGGAATAGCCTCAATAATTACATCAACATCTTTTAGGTCCTCTAACTTTAAAGTACCAGTTATATTGCTCATAATCTGATCTTTCATTTCCTGGGACATCTTACCCTTATCAACTCTTTTTCTTAGAATGTCATCAGCTTTCTTAATACCAACGTCTACAAATTCCTGCTTAATGTCCCTTATTATTACAGGAAGACCTGAATAAGCAGCTACCTCAGCTATCTCTGCTCCCATAGTTCCTGCTCCGCAAATACCTATTTTATAAACGTACATTTCACAATTCTCCTTTTCAAGAATTTCTTAATAAGAATAGTCATAATTATAAAGTTTTAAAATTTTTAAAGTTTTAAATAAAGTTTACATTCTCTCTACTACCATTGCTATTCCCTGACCACCACCTACACA
This window contains:
- a CDS encoding 3-hydroxyacyl-CoA dehydrogenase family protein; protein product: MYVYKIGICGAGTMGAEIAEVAAYSGLPVIIRDIKQEFVDVGIKKADDILRKRVDKGKMSQEMKDQIMSNITGTLKLEDLKDVDVIIEAIPEDIDLKINLFKELNEICEPHTIFASNTSALSISKMARGSGRPEKFIGMHFFFPAHIMKLVEVIPGIETSQDTIDTVVELAERLRKLPVKVKEIPGFLVNRILLPMLIEACKCLDEGVASAKDIDLAMQAGAGMPMGPFTLADNLGLDVVLNVADYMAKQYGNPNFNPPYLLRKMVVAGHLGIKTGKGFYDYSKM